One part of the Enterococcus sp. DIV1094 genome encodes these proteins:
- a CDS encoding serine hydrolase: MRTKKTHFVLLLVTLLLTLGTFLPTLSVHADDTFSVNSQAAFAVDATSGKILYNQDGDKTMGIASISKIIGLYIVLDQVKEGKLSWDDEVAISDYAETLSIAPNLSNVPLHKENTYTVKELFDSAFIQSANASMVALAEKISGSETAFLTVMNDQLKEWGIEDATIVNVSGLNNVYLGANRPEGTGETDENQMSAKDVAIIARHLLLDFPEVLEVTSTATKMFGENTQSPVEMVNWNWMLPGFINAKEGVDGLKTGTTDFAGACFVGTIERDGKRIITVVLNAEGHELNPSVRFTETARLMDYCYDNWSVKEIGKSNASIPSLESINVKNGKETSVNVVLKSPVSVWVRNDMDTGQLTITPKIDEEKVKDNELEAPIVRGTKVGTATITLANDQLGYLEDDASPSTDIITASSVEKANIFVIGWRNVTNFFSNLF, encoded by the coding sequence ATGCGCACTAAGAAAACACATTTCGTTTTACTGTTGGTAACGCTTCTTTTGACGTTAGGAACGTTTCTGCCAACTTTATCCGTACATGCAGATGATACATTTTCTGTGAATTCCCAAGCAGCATTTGCGGTGGACGCAACAAGCGGAAAAATTTTATACAATCAAGATGGGGATAAAACAATGGGGATCGCATCGATTTCAAAAATCATTGGATTATACATCGTACTCGACCAAGTGAAAGAAGGAAAATTATCTTGGGACGATGAAGTGGCAATCTCCGATTATGCTGAAACCCTAAGTATCGCACCCAATTTATCAAATGTTCCCTTACATAAGGAGAATACCTATACTGTAAAAGAACTTTTTGACTCTGCCTTCATCCAATCAGCCAATGCTTCAATGGTCGCTTTAGCTGAAAAGATTTCTGGTAGTGAAACAGCCTTTCTAACTGTCATGAATGATCAATTAAAAGAATGGGGCATTGAAGATGCAACGATCGTCAATGTTTCTGGTCTAAACAATGTTTACCTTGGTGCAAATCGCCCAGAAGGTACTGGCGAGACAGATGAAAATCAAATGTCCGCAAAAGATGTAGCAATCATCGCACGTCACCTATTACTAGATTTTCCTGAGGTACTAGAAGTAACAAGTACAGCCACAAAAATGTTTGGTGAAAATACACAATCACCGGTTGAAATGGTCAACTGGAATTGGATGCTTCCAGGATTTATCAATGCGAAAGAAGGTGTTGATGGACTGAAAACTGGAACCACTGATTTTGCTGGTGCTTGTTTTGTTGGTACGATCGAAAGAGATGGCAAACGCATTATCACTGTCGTATTGAATGCTGAAGGCCATGAACTAAACCCAAGTGTTCGTTTCACTGAAACAGCTCGCTTGATGGATTATTGCTATGATAACTGGTCAGTCAAAGAAATCGGCAAATCAAATGCAAGTATCCCTTCCCTTGAATCGATCAATGTGAAGAACGGGAAAGAAACTTCTGTCAACGTCGTATTGAAAAGCCCTGTCAGTGTCTGGGTCAGAAACGACATGGATACTGGTCAATTGACGATCACACCAAAAATCGATGAAGAAAAAGTAAAAGACAATGAACTTGAAGCACCGATCGTCAGAGGCACAAAAGTTGGTACAGCAACGATCACTTTAGCTAATGATCAATTAGGCTACTTAGAAGACGATGCCTCTCCTAGCACAGACATCATCACTGCTAGTTCAGTTGAAAAAGCCAATATTTTTGTGATTGGCTGGCGTAATGTCACTAACTTTTTCAGTAATCTATTCTAG
- a CDS encoding YdcF family protein, whose amino-acid sequence MNLTRDLIFSILYILGMTGIITWRRKQKDPALFFYCGTWTFALMLTYFIVLEIFFASFYFLIPLAFFSIFAFFYFTEKRRLMNGLIFNLFLVSFGTYLLLLLFETQNVFIGGIFALIAVPVVLILLFGVYILVVFLVWNGIIVLKRESRSLANLLTLLLGIALMLYVGTATFLISYLPAWINVFLSGIAVILIYLFIVFYNFMTVSFLYQFNRPRYNQDYIIVLGAGLINGERVSPLLAKRIDKAIAFYWAQSHATLNPPTLLMSGGQGADEKLPEAIAMKNYALEKGIPERDILVETNSTTTLENMRFSKELMDRESGGGAYRAIFSSNNYHIFRAGLFAKQAQLKANGIGAKTAFYYLPNAFLREYIAILMLHKKRHMIVCGTIVGFSVLMALLTLIV is encoded by the coding sequence ATGAATTTAACAAGAGATTTGATTTTTTCGATTCTCTATATTTTAGGGATGACTGGCATCATCACCTGGCGTCGAAAACAAAAAGACCCGGCGCTATTCTTTTATTGTGGTACTTGGACATTTGCATTGATGCTCACGTATTTCATTGTGTTAGAGATTTTTTTTGCAAGTTTTTATTTCTTGATTCCTCTAGCCTTCTTTAGTATTTTTGCCTTTTTTTACTTTACAGAAAAACGACGGCTCATGAATGGATTGATCTTCAATTTATTTTTAGTCAGCTTTGGCACTTATTTATTACTCTTACTCTTTGAGACCCAAAACGTCTTTATCGGTGGTATTTTCGCCTTGATAGCAGTGCCAGTTGTATTGATTTTATTATTTGGTGTTTATATTTTAGTCGTCTTTCTGGTTTGGAATGGGATCATCGTTCTAAAGAGAGAATCTAGGTCTCTAGCAAATCTTTTGACCTTACTACTAGGAATCGCTTTGATGCTTTATGTAGGGACTGCTACCTTTTTGATTAGTTACTTGCCAGCATGGATCAATGTATTTCTTTCTGGTATAGCAGTTATTTTGATTTATCTGTTTATCGTCTTCTATAATTTTATGACCGTTTCTTTCTTATATCAGTTCAACCGACCACGATATAATCAAGACTATATTATTGTTTTAGGCGCAGGACTGATCAACGGTGAGCGTGTTTCCCCTCTCCTAGCCAAGCGAATCGACAAAGCCATCGCTTTTTATTGGGCGCAAAGTCATGCTACTCTAAACCCACCGACACTTTTGATGTCAGGGGGACAAGGTGCAGACGAAAAATTGCCTGAAGCAATTGCGATGAAAAATTATGCGTTAGAAAAAGGGATTCCTGAAAGAGATATTTTGGTTGAGACTAATTCGACTACCACTTTAGAAAATATGCGTTTCTCTAAAGAGTTGATGGACCGAGAGTCTGGTGGCGGTGCTTACCGTGCCATTTTCAGTTCGAATAATTACCATATTTTCCGTGCAGGACTATTTGCGAAACAAGCGCAACTAAAAGCAAATGGCATTGGCGCAAAAACAGCCTTTTATTATTTGCCAAATGCTTTTCTGAGAGAATACATTGCAATCTTGATGCTCCACAAAAAACGTCATATGATCGTATGTGGCACAATCGTTGGCTTTTCGGTCTTGATGGCCTTGCTTACATTGATCGTCTAA
- a CDS encoding voltage-gated chloride channel family protein → MEQWLYNPIKIITYMIKWLVITACLGLLMGGLSAFFLNSLTVVTNLREAHTWLLYLLPISGALFAFLYQRYGGNASRGNNLVIDQGNGGEEKIPLRLIPLTLFGTITTHLFGGSVGREGTAVQMGGALAENLARGLKLSRIEREVLIVSGISAGFSSVFGTPLAGTLFGLEVLAIGKMRTEAIFPSFFAALFANFVTESIGVTHVHYAMGEIPVWSPALFAKLMVAGIAFGLIGWVFSRSIVFLKKVYTKWFKDPVVRNFIGGGIVVIVALIFQTQRYLGLSLPLLQDAFAGTANAYDFIGKLGFTVLSLGAGYQGGEVTPLFEIGATLGAALAPLLHVSIPFLAALGFIGVFSGATNTPIACFIMGIELFGGEAASFFFMICLISFMCSGNYGIYSAQKVMVKKGILFLPVEKNQRKTKE, encoded by the coding sequence ATGGAACAATGGTTGTACAATCCAATCAAAATAATCACGTATATGATCAAATGGCTAGTGATCACTGCCTGTTTGGGCCTATTGATGGGAGGACTTTCAGCTTTTTTTCTGAATAGCTTGACGGTGGTAACAAATCTACGAGAAGCCCATACGTGGCTATTGTATCTATTACCGATCAGTGGGGCATTATTTGCTTTTTTATATCAACGGTACGGTGGAAATGCTAGTCGTGGAAACAATCTGGTGATTGATCAAGGAAATGGTGGAGAAGAAAAAATCCCCCTTCGATTGATTCCCTTGACGCTTTTTGGCACGATCACGACACATCTCTTTGGCGGTTCAGTCGGTCGAGAGGGAACGGCGGTCCAAATGGGCGGTGCTTTGGCTGAAAATCTTGCTAGAGGGTTGAAATTAAGTCGTATTGAGCGAGAAGTACTGATCGTCAGTGGGATCAGCGCTGGCTTCAGTTCTGTTTTTGGGACTCCGTTAGCTGGCACACTCTTTGGGCTTGAAGTATTAGCAATCGGTAAAATGCGAACGGAAGCAATCTTTCCTAGTTTTTTTGCTGCCTTGTTTGCAAATTTTGTGACGGAGAGTATTGGAGTCACGCATGTCCATTACGCAATGGGGGAGATTCCTGTCTGGAGTCCCGCACTATTTGCTAAATTGATGGTGGCAGGGATCGCTTTTGGATTGATAGGTTGGGTTTTTAGCCGCTCGATCGTCTTTTTGAAAAAAGTGTATACGAAATGGTTCAAAGACCCAGTAGTTAGAAATTTTATTGGTGGGGGCATCGTCGTTATTGTCGCACTTATCTTCCAGACCCAACGCTACTTAGGACTTAGCCTGCCTTTGTTACAAGATGCGTTTGCAGGAACAGCCAACGCATATGATTTTATTGGGAAACTGGGCTTTACTGTCCTTTCACTAGGGGCTGGTTATCAAGGCGGTGAAGTGACGCCTTTATTTGAGATCGGTGCAACTTTAGGTGCAGCATTAGCACCACTTTTACATGTTTCGATTCCTTTTCTTGCAGCCTTAGGATTTATTGGGGTATTTTCTGGTGCAACGAATACGCCAATTGCTTGTTTTATCATGGGGATCGAACTCTTTGGTGGTGAAGCAGCTAGTTTCTTTTTCATGATTTGCTTGATCAGTTTCATGTGTTCAGGAAACTACGGGATCTATTCGGCACAAAAAGTGATGGTCAAAAAAGGGATTTTATTTTTACCAGTGGAAAAAAATCAGAGGAAAACAAAAGAGTGA
- a CDS encoding FusB/FusC family EF-G-binding protein: METTIKTYQYFFIKREIEQLLNVYHSVNDKKTVATVQALATEKINEVVENDPQAIVLLEPFVQQIMDTNLKKEKAAELLERLKEHVAPFKQPSKIQVEKIFRKVKKLKQPDWQILDLKEHTYIGWNDPGTQKKYLLYYENDQLKGVHGTLSPTIIKGVCAICHKTSNVAMFLSTTKSGSDGTYTKKGNYICHDSDQCNQQLVKLAPFYEFTEIVKKEK; this comes from the coding sequence AATGTGTATCATTCAGTGAATGACAAAAAAACTGTCGCGACAGTCCAAGCGTTAGCAACAGAAAAAATCAATGAGGTAGTAGAAAATGATCCGCAAGCAATCGTTTTACTTGAACCATTTGTGCAGCAGATCATGGATACGAATTTGAAAAAAGAAAAAGCAGCAGAATTGCTCGAGCGTTTGAAAGAACATGTTGCGCCATTCAAGCAACCATCAAAAATCCAAGTGGAAAAAATATTCCGAAAAGTGAAAAAGTTGAAACAACCAGATTGGCAAATCTTAGATCTGAAAGAACACACGTATATTGGTTGGAACGACCCAGGAACACAAAAGAAATATCTGCTTTATTACGAGAATGACCAGCTAAAAGGGGTGCATGGAACACTTTCACCGACGATCATCAAAGGGGTGTGTGCGATTTGTCATAAGACCTCAAATGTTGCAATGTTTCTTTCCACAACGAAATCTGGATCAGATGGCACGTATACCAAAAAAGGGAATTATATTTGCCATGATAGCGATCAATGCAATCAACAACTTGTAAAGTTAGCACCATTCTATGAATTTACAGAAATCGTGAAGAAAGAGAAATAG